A single genomic interval of Plantibacter sp. Leaf314 harbors:
- a CDS encoding pyridoxal phosphate-dependent aminotransferase, giving the protein MSVHPPAATTAQLGGDTPAAPGLRPAQSARVARTHLTYRDAAPGLSVREADLSLRLDGGGHGLLDTTHFDTVRFPPPAWADEAIREAVATGAWAYTPYRGDPGVLADLATAIGGFLGSPVGPGNLALTPGTQGALFTTLSSLVDEGDLVLLADPDYLFCERILAFLGARVERIPLILDGGQPSLDLDAVERFLPEQPKLLMFSHPNNPTGAVYPAEMISRVADLALAGGFRVLVDELYSRLLYTDVPFPHLRSEPGMADRTITLLGPSKTESMSGFRIGVVVAPEDVIASVEQTLAMTSLRAPAYAQRMLARWLVDDDDFLRERIADLEAIKRTTVESLSRVPGLRMTPQDGTAYLFLDVSAFGVSDVEVAGALQREAQVVVSPGYQFGPSGTGHFRICYARDETEWAAALERMVACLTGLATAAGIEA; this is encoded by the coding sequence ATGTCTGTGCACCCGCCTGCGGCCACCACCGCTCAGCTCGGCGGCGACACGCCCGCCGCTCCAGGCCTGCGCCCCGCCCAGAGCGCCCGCGTGGCGCGAACACACCTCACCTACCGGGATGCCGCGCCTGGGCTCTCGGTCCGCGAGGCCGACCTCTCGCTCCGCCTGGACGGCGGTGGCCACGGGCTCCTCGACACGACCCACTTCGACACGGTCCGCTTCCCGCCACCGGCCTGGGCGGACGAGGCCATCCGTGAGGCGGTCGCGACCGGCGCCTGGGCGTACACCCCCTACCGCGGCGACCCCGGCGTGCTCGCCGACCTCGCGACGGCGATCGGCGGTTTCCTCGGCAGCCCGGTGGGCCCCGGCAACCTGGCGCTGACGCCAGGCACGCAGGGAGCGCTCTTCACCACGCTCTCCTCGCTCGTCGACGAGGGCGACCTCGTCCTCCTCGCCGACCCGGACTACCTGTTCTGCGAACGCATCCTCGCCTTCCTGGGCGCGCGGGTCGAGCGCATCCCGCTCATCCTGGACGGAGGACAACCGAGCCTCGACCTCGACGCGGTCGAACGGTTCCTCCCCGAGCAGCCGAAGCTGCTCATGTTCTCGCACCCCAACAACCCCACCGGCGCCGTGTACCCCGCGGAGATGATCTCCCGGGTCGCCGACCTCGCCCTCGCCGGCGGGTTCCGTGTCCTCGTCGACGAGCTGTACAGCCGACTCCTCTACACCGATGTCCCGTTCCCGCACCTCCGCTCGGAGCCCGGCATGGCGGATCGCACCATCACGCTCCTCGGCCCCTCCAAGACCGAGTCCATGAGCGGGTTCCGGATCGGCGTCGTCGTCGCCCCGGAGGACGTCATCGCGTCGGTCGAGCAGACGCTCGCCATGACCTCGCTCCGCGCGCCCGCCTACGCCCAGCGCATGCTCGCCCGGTGGCTCGTCGACGACGACGACTTCCTCCGGGAACGCATCGCCGACCTCGAGGCGATCAAGCGGACCACCGTCGAGAGCCTGTCGCGGGTGCCGGGGCTGCGGATGACGCCGCAGGACGGGACGGCCTATCTGTTCCTCGACGTCTCCGCCTTCGGGGTGTCGGACGTCGAGGTGGCCGGAGCCCTGCAGCGCGAGGCTCAGGTCGTCGTGTCTCCCGGGTACCAGTTCGGCCCCTCCGGAACCGGCCACTTCCGGATCTGCTACGCCCGCGACGAGACCGAGTGGGCGGCGGCGCTCGAGCGGATGGTCGCCTGCCTGACCGGACTCGCGACCGCGGCCGGCATCGAGGCATGA
- a CDS encoding DUF4438 domain-containing protein, with protein MSLRTNEDRLVTQILTGEVWPPQADRHGYRVDPDGHPFILPGMGGVTMGAHVGEAATGYASDHLEPGLSIRHAGGEANAALQFLSCVGNVVTVRSGAAVGAEGVVIGQHAYVLADFADGSLRQVTTGDAVSVEARGQGLRLLDHPDVRVKNLDPRLLPHLPFSTATDGTLQVGVAMRVPAEAAGAGGGMLSEFANTDLMGAYPGLSEDLSLGLESLRIGDIVVLEDQDHSYGRGYRPGWITIGVISTGECRLFGHGPGPSTLLSGPASAFTVVDDRAANLGVALAGMGRATTTTTTTTETDA; from the coding sequence ATGAGTCTCAGGACGAACGAGGACCGCCTGGTCACGCAGATCCTGACCGGCGAGGTCTGGCCGCCCCAGGCCGACCGACACGGTTACCGGGTCGACCCCGACGGCCACCCCTTCATCCTGCCCGGCATGGGCGGGGTGACGATGGGTGCGCACGTCGGCGAGGCGGCCACGGGCTACGCCAGCGACCACCTCGAACCCGGGCTGTCGATCCGGCATGCGGGCGGTGAGGCGAACGCCGCACTGCAGTTCCTCAGCTGCGTCGGCAACGTCGTGACGGTGCGTTCGGGTGCCGCCGTCGGAGCGGAGGGTGTGGTCATCGGTCAGCATGCCTATGTCCTCGCCGACTTCGCCGACGGCTCGCTCCGCCAGGTGACCACCGGTGACGCCGTGAGTGTGGAGGCCCGCGGTCAGGGCCTGCGCCTCCTCGACCACCCGGACGTCCGGGTGAAGAACCTCGACCCGCGGCTGCTCCCGCATCTGCCGTTCTCGACGGCGACCGACGGGACGCTCCAGGTCGGTGTCGCCATGCGCGTCCCGGCGGAGGCGGCGGGCGCAGGAGGCGGCATGCTCTCGGAGTTCGCCAACACCGACCTGATGGGCGCCTACCCCGGGCTCAGTGAGGACCTCTCGCTCGGCCTCGAGTCGCTCCGCATCGGCGACATCGTCGTCCTCGAGGATCAGGACCATTCCTACGGCCGCGGCTACCGGCCGGGTTGGATCACGATCGGCGTCATCTCCACGGGCGAGTGTCGGCTCTTCGGGCACGGTCCGGGGCCGTCGACCCTGCTGTCCGGACCGGCGTCGGCGTTCACCGTCGTCGACGACCGGGCCGCGAACCTCGGCGTCGCGCTCGCAGGGATGGGCCGCGCGACCACCACGACCACGACCACGACGGAGACGGACGCATGA
- a CDS encoding RidA family protein, which translates to MSDATVRPAGAYSVARLVDDLVHTAGMTPRVDGALLATGRIGRELDDVEALAATRVATERALAAAASVVPEGRALGEVVSLTVYLAVADGFVRLSEIADAASAVVVERFPDAALPVRAALGVAALPGDAPVEIQLIARLQPGSDAWD; encoded by the coding sequence ATGAGCGATGCGACGGTCCGGCCGGCCGGCGCCTACTCGGTCGCCCGGCTCGTCGACGACCTGGTGCACACGGCCGGCATGACCCCCCGCGTCGACGGCGCGCTCCTGGCGACCGGGCGGATCGGCCGTGAACTGGACGACGTCGAAGCGCTGGCAGCCACCCGAGTGGCAACGGAGCGAGCCCTCGCGGCCGCCGCGAGCGTCGTACCCGAGGGCAGAGCGCTCGGAGAGGTCGTCTCACTGACGGTGTACCTCGCGGTGGCCGACGGGTTCGTCCGGCTGAGCGAGATCGCCGACGCGGCGAGCGCCGTCGTCGTCGAGCGTTTCCCGGACGCCGCGCTGCCCGTCCGGGCCGCACTCGGTGTCGCTGCGCTTCCCGGCGATGCGCCCGTCGAGATCCAACTCATCGCCCGCTTGCAGCCGGGTTCGGACGCCTGGGACTGA
- a CDS encoding TetR/AcrR family transcriptional regulator yields MPESRPLRADARRNRDAIVAAAREAFDQDAQLRFDDFAARAGVGVGTLYRHFPTRAALAAAVYEGEVATLCAEAQDPARTSADNLVAFLRGFVEHVVAHTGLARALAAFVDPDVQRTGGGELERTVAELLTRAVADGDMRDGVPVGAVMVVLHGIGSSTDRPHWPSEARAAVEVLVAGLRNVA; encoded by the coding sequence ATGCCGGAATCACGCCCGCTCCGGGCCGACGCACGTCGGAACCGCGACGCGATCGTCGCTGCGGCCCGGGAAGCCTTCGACCAGGACGCGCAGCTGCGGTTCGACGACTTCGCAGCACGGGCGGGCGTGGGTGTCGGCACGCTCTACCGGCACTTCCCCACCCGGGCGGCGCTGGCAGCCGCGGTCTACGAGGGCGAGGTGGCGACCCTCTGCGCCGAGGCCCAGGACCCGGCACGGACCTCCGCAGACAACCTGGTCGCCTTCCTGCGCGGGTTCGTGGAACACGTCGTGGCCCACACCGGCCTCGCCCGCGCTCTCGCGGCCTTCGTCGACCCGGACGTGCAACGGACCGGTGGCGGCGAACTCGAGCGCACCGTCGCCGAGCTCCTCACCCGCGCTGTCGCCGACGGGGACATGCGCGACGGCGTGCCCGTCGGTGCCGTCATGGTGGTCCTCCACGGCATCGGCTCATCGACGGACCGCCCCCACTGGCCGTCGGAAGCCCGGGCGGCCGTCGAGGTGCTCGTCGCCGGCCTGCGGAACGTCGCCTGA
- a CDS encoding ketopantoate reductase family protein has product MRILMFGRGVIATVYGCMLDEAGHDVEFYVRPGRAEEYGDEVRLDWIDGRRKPFGRRRQEAFRTSLRETLDAADGFELIVLSVGHHRLAEAAAFLAPRIGEASVLVFGNVWKEPLDAVAPLPADQVVFGFPQAGGGFGEDGVLQVASLPSVVVGTDGASASIREAAVVAALRETGLSVRREPDMRGWLWLHFVADAGMFAQALRSGSLARMIGDRQAFRTAFATARALLPLLEARGVDLGRHRSATLPFRFPGLMAAASAWVTKLVPMAGTSLAAHTDPRAAEALAVLADTRLEARRLGVPIPRLGP; this is encoded by the coding sequence ATGCGGATCTTGATGTTCGGGCGAGGGGTGATCGCCACCGTCTACGGCTGCATGCTCGACGAGGCCGGGCACGACGTCGAGTTCTACGTGCGGCCGGGACGCGCCGAGGAGTATGGCGACGAGGTTCGGCTGGACTGGATCGACGGACGGAGGAAGCCCTTCGGGCGGCGACGGCAGGAGGCGTTCCGGACGTCGTTGCGCGAGACGCTCGATGCTGCGGACGGGTTCGAGCTGATCGTGCTCAGCGTCGGCCACCATCGGCTCGCCGAAGCGGCGGCGTTCCTGGCCCCACGCATCGGCGAGGCGAGCGTGCTGGTGTTCGGCAACGTCTGGAAGGAACCACTCGACGCGGTCGCACCACTGCCCGCAGATCAGGTCGTGTTCGGTTTCCCGCAGGCGGGTGGCGGATTCGGCGAGGACGGCGTCCTCCAGGTGGCGTCGCTCCCCTCGGTCGTCGTCGGCACCGACGGCGCATCCGCTTCGATACGGGAGGCGGCGGTCGTCGCCGCCTTGCGGGAGACGGGCCTCTCGGTCCGTCGGGAGCCGGACATGCGCGGATGGCTGTGGCTGCACTTCGTGGCCGACGCCGGCATGTTCGCCCAAGCGCTTCGGAGTGGATCGCTCGCCCGGATGATCGGCGACCGCCAGGCGTTCCGCACCGCGTTCGCGACCGCGCGTGCGCTGCTCCCACTCCTCGAGGCCAGAGGAGTCGACCTCGGACGGCATCGGAGCGCCACCCTGCCGTTCAGGTTCCCCGGCCTCATGGCGGCCGCATCGGCATGGGTGACCAAGCTCGTCCCGATGGCCGGTACAAGCCTCGCCGCACACACCGACCCTCGCGCCGCGGAAGCACTCGCCGTGTTGGCGGACACCCGACTGGAGGCGCGCCGGCTCGGCGTCCCAATCCCGCGTCTCGGGCCCTGA
- a CDS encoding TldD/PmbA family protein: MTSADTVAPLAAVDAAAHAWGELADDQAAATMLTTVLAAVDVPGVSYADARLIEAEEVRLYSTLESGLDERIEHNLGVGVRVLFNGSWGFASVPIDDDDDLTLAAHRALANARNADRVSDAHRTELPPMPPVSGRYATDVVLDPFAVSASTRQALLGDILSAASAPVEVVMAQAGLNAKRQHRHFANTEGSMQHQHLIESGAMALVNAVGNGTMQRRSFPNSFHGNTAQAGWEYVEGLRMVEEADRIGREAVELLTAPLAPQGTADVIIGPAQMALQIHESTGHALELDRILGDEANYAGTSFIGPDAVGSLRYGSEAVNITSDPTVPGTRGSFAFDDEGVPASRQPLISEGIIRNFLSTRDSAARIGVPSIGAARSDGWGYTPVCFATNVFLEPGSGSTEELQERLGDGYYIDDNRSWSIDERRHNFQFGTEVAYEVKHGRRGRLLRGFSYGGTTPEFWQSVEAVAGPEEFKAFGMPCGKGEPKQWGFLGHGASPTLVRNLRIGVDR; encoded by the coding sequence GTGACGAGCGCCGACACGGTCGCGCCGCTCGCCGCGGTCGACGCTGCGGCTCATGCGTGGGGCGAGCTCGCGGACGACCAGGCCGCCGCGACCATGCTCACGACGGTCCTCGCCGCGGTGGACGTGCCGGGCGTCAGCTATGCCGACGCCCGCCTGATCGAAGCCGAGGAGGTCCGCCTGTACTCGACGCTGGAGTCCGGCCTCGACGAGCGGATCGAGCACAACCTCGGCGTCGGTGTGCGCGTGCTCTTCAACGGCAGCTGGGGGTTCGCCTCCGTGCCGATCGACGACGACGACGACCTGACGCTCGCCGCCCATCGTGCCCTCGCCAACGCGCGGAACGCCGACCGGGTCTCGGACGCCCACCGCACTGAGCTGCCGCCGATGCCACCGGTGAGCGGCCGGTACGCGACCGACGTCGTCCTCGACCCGTTCGCGGTCTCGGCGTCGACGCGCCAGGCCCTGCTCGGCGACATCCTGAGCGCCGCCAGCGCCCCCGTCGAGGTCGTGATGGCGCAGGCCGGTCTGAACGCGAAACGGCAGCACCGGCACTTCGCCAACACCGAGGGCTCGATGCAGCACCAGCACCTCATCGAGAGCGGCGCGATGGCGCTCGTGAACGCGGTCGGCAACGGCACGATGCAACGTCGCTCCTTCCCCAACTCGTTCCACGGCAACACCGCGCAGGCGGGCTGGGAGTACGTCGAGGGGCTCCGGATGGTCGAGGAGGCCGACCGCATCGGTCGGGAGGCCGTCGAGTTGTTGACCGCCCCGCTCGCGCCGCAGGGCACGGCCGACGTCATCATCGGCCCCGCCCAGATGGCGCTGCAGATCCACGAGTCCACGGGTCACGCGCTCGAGCTCGACCGGATCCTCGGCGACGAGGCGAACTACGCGGGCACCTCCTTCATCGGACCGGACGCGGTCGGCTCGCTCCGCTACGGCTCCGAGGCGGTGAACATCACCTCGGACCCGACGGTGCCCGGCACCCGAGGTTCCTTCGCGTTCGACGACGAGGGCGTCCCGGCGTCCCGTCAGCCGCTCATCTCCGAGGGCATCATCCGCAACTTCCTCTCCACCAGGGACTCGGCCGCCCGGATCGGGGTGCCGTCGATCGGCGCAGCCCGCTCGGACGGCTGGGGCTACACCCCCGTGTGCTTCGCGACGAACGTGTTCCTCGAACCCGGCAGTGGGTCGACTGAGGAACTGCAGGAGCGCCTCGGCGACGGGTACTACATCGACGACAACCGCAGCTGGTCCATCGACGAACGGCGCCACAACTTCCAGTTCGGCACCGAGGTCGCGTACGAGGTGAAGCACGGTCGGCGGGGTCGCCTGCTGCGTGGCTTCTCCTACGGCGGCACGACGCCCGAGTTCTGGCAGTCCGTCGAGGCGGTCGCCGGGCCGGAGGAGTTCAAGGCCTTCGGCATGCCCTGCGGCAAGGGCGAACCCAAGCAATGGGGCTTCCTCGGGCACGGCGCCTCGCCGACGCTCGTGCGGAACCTCCGGATCGGAGTGGACCGATGA
- a CDS encoding D-2-hydroxyacid dehydrogenase, translating to MQILIASHLEPEHVEAIRASHPDVEVLYDPALVGAPQYVSDHHGPTPQLSAADQQRWEDMLARAEVAFDFDWQDPAALPERAPKLRWIQATSAGIGAFMRRTGLDRSGIVATTAGGVHAVPLAEFALTGALFVVKGLPDLQRRQRERRFERYTTRQLAGMRVTVVGVGGMGSNVVRTFDAIGARVTAVGRVGGSYELPEGVELSDVDRLEEVLPGTEVLVLCTALTPETENLISAERIALLPEGAAVVNISRGQVIDEDALIDALRSGRLGGAALDVFREEPLPADSPLWDLDNVLISPHSASTVESENATLTALFIDNLARYRAGEPLLNRFDAERGY from the coding sequence ATGCAGATCCTCATCGCCAGCCACCTCGAACCCGAGCACGTCGAGGCGATCCGTGCCTCGCACCCGGACGTGGAGGTGCTCTACGACCCCGCGCTCGTCGGTGCCCCGCAGTACGTGTCGGACCACCACGGCCCCACGCCGCAGCTCTCCGCGGCCGACCAACAGCGGTGGGAGGACATGCTCGCGCGGGCGGAGGTCGCGTTCGACTTCGACTGGCAGGATCCCGCTGCGCTGCCGGAGCGCGCTCCGAAGCTGCGGTGGATCCAGGCGACGAGCGCCGGCATCGGCGCGTTCATGCGTCGCACCGGCCTCGACCGGAGCGGCATCGTCGCGACGACGGCCGGTGGCGTCCATGCCGTGCCGCTCGCCGAGTTCGCCCTCACCGGGGCGCTCTTCGTCGTGAAGGGCCTGCCGGATCTGCAGCGTCGGCAGCGCGAGCGCCGGTTCGAGCGCTACACCACCAGGCAGCTGGCCGGCATGCGGGTCACGGTCGTCGGCGTGGGTGGCATGGGATCGAACGTGGTGCGGACCTTCGACGCGATCGGTGCCCGGGTGACCGCCGTGGGTCGGGTGGGCGGCTCCTACGAGCTGCCCGAGGGCGTCGAGCTGAGCGATGTGGACCGCCTCGAGGAGGTGCTGCCGGGCACCGAGGTGCTCGTGCTGTGCACGGCGCTCACGCCGGAGACCGAGAACCTCATCAGCGCCGAGCGGATCGCGCTCCTCCCCGAGGGGGCCGCCGTGGTCAACATCTCGCGCGGACAGGTGATCGACGAGGACGCCCTCATCGACGCCCTCCGTTCGGGCCGGTTGGGCGGTGCGGCCCTGGACGTCTTCCGCGAGGAGCCGCTGCCCGCGGACTCGCCGCTCTGGGACCTCGACAACGTGCTCATCTCGCCGCACTCGGCGTCCACGGTGGAGAGCGAGAACGCGACCCTCACGGCGCTGTTCATCGACAACCTCGCCCGATATCGCGCGGGGGAACCCCTGCTCAACCGCTTCGACGCCGAGCGGGGGTACTGA
- a CDS encoding metallopeptidase TldD-related protein, which translates to MSDTDSTTTTAFRPVVGGERAAEALEAALRDAPADRIEAFLTGRRGDFTRFAGRRVHQSQAIDEVQIMVRAEVDGRASLAAASSIAGLGRAVANASAAAREQAERGLPAAAPRADPGPVDEPEVSGRTASGALLWGEDTAAWDVGEHVALADRAMSEADRAGGVAAGMFGRAVTEVAFHDRERGTSRYAAATEAQGSLTVRIEDGSSHWKDLSRSSDRLLAAESVERTLAEASAARGRAPLAPGEYDVVLGALAAGEFLDFFGAFGFTGGALASGFGTAATRPGEQAASSLVSVHDDATADLGLPFPFDFQGTTKRDVPFLDQGRVAEVVTDRETAFALGTASSGNFHIAREEAPHAIPMNVILRAADTTELDLIAGVERGVYLQRFWYTRTVDPVRSTITGVTRDACFLIENGRITRPVESQRFTVSVLESLARVDGVGSVSLSQPLMNVFNGAATAPPLRIRGFALGTAPVPKGTTA; encoded by the coding sequence ATGAGCGACACCGACAGCACGACCACCACCGCGTTCAGGCCCGTCGTGGGCGGCGAGCGAGCCGCGGAGGCGCTCGAGGCCGCCCTGCGCGACGCCCCGGCCGACCGCATCGAAGCCTTCCTCACCGGTCGGCGCGGGGACTTCACCCGCTTCGCCGGCCGCCGGGTGCACCAGAGCCAGGCCATCGACGAGGTGCAGATCATGGTCCGCGCCGAGGTGGACGGGCGGGCGTCACTCGCTGCCGCCAGCTCGATCGCCGGGCTCGGTCGGGCGGTCGCGAACGCGAGTGCCGCCGCGCGCGAGCAGGCCGAGCGAGGACTCCCCGCCGCTGCTCCTCGAGCCGATCCCGGTCCGGTCGACGAGCCGGAGGTGTCCGGCCGCACCGCGTCCGGCGCCCTGCTCTGGGGTGAGGACACGGCGGCTTGGGACGTCGGCGAACACGTCGCCCTCGCCGACCGCGCGATGTCTGAGGCCGACCGGGCCGGTGGCGTTGCTGCGGGCATGTTCGGCCGCGCGGTCACCGAGGTCGCCTTCCACGACCGCGAGCGCGGCACCTCCCGGTACGCCGCGGCGACGGAGGCGCAGGGCTCCCTCACGGTCCGCATCGAGGACGGTTCGTCCCACTGGAAGGACCTCTCCCGATCCTCCGACCGTCTGCTCGCGGCGGAGTCGGTCGAGCGGACGCTTGCGGAGGCGTCCGCAGCGCGGGGCCGTGCGCCACTCGCCCCGGGTGAGTACGACGTGGTGCTCGGGGCGCTCGCCGCCGGTGAGTTCCTCGACTTCTTCGGAGCGTTCGGCTTCACGGGCGGAGCCTTGGCATCCGGCTTCGGCACGGCAGCGACCCGCCCAGGCGAGCAGGCAGCCTCATCGCTCGTCTCCGTACACGACGACGCGACGGCCGACCTCGGTCTCCCGTTCCCGTTCGACTTCCAGGGCACCACGAAGCGCGACGTCCCGTTCCTCGACCAGGGGCGGGTGGCCGAGGTCGTCACCGACCGCGAGACCGCGTTCGCCCTCGGGACGGCGTCGAGCGGCAACTTCCACATCGCCCGGGAGGAGGCGCCGCATGCGATCCCGATGAACGTCATCCTCCGCGCCGCCGACACCACCGAGCTCGACCTCATCGCGGGTGTCGAGCGCGGGGTCTACCTGCAGCGCTTCTGGTACACGCGCACCGTCGACCCGGTCCGCTCGACGATCACCGGGGTCACGCGCGATGCGTGCTTCCTCATCGAGAACGGTCGGATCACGCGCCCGGTCGAGTCGCAGCGGTTCACGGTGAGCGTGCTCGAGAGTCTCGCCCGGGTCGACGGCGTCGGTTCCGTCTCCCTGAGCCAGCCGCTCATGAACGTGTTCAACGGTGCCGCCACCGCGCCGCCGCTCCGTATCCGCGGTTTCGCCCTCGGCACCGCACCGGTCCCGAAGGGAACGACGGCATGA
- a CDS encoding Gfo/Idh/MocA family protein, with amino-acid sequence MSDRKLRVAVVGAGRWAVRSHIPGWQRDPRVEVVALAEIDEEALASAAAEFGIERAVTDYRELIDDPDIDVIDVATGNAMHFEISMAAIAAGKHVLCEKPVNSDYTETRRAAALAAERGVKTKLGFTFRFAPAIQYAKHLIDQGFIGEPYIFNGYEQNSQWIDPKTPLRQVDPDADPDVIAVSSIEGYGAPIIDIMHWWLDAPMTSVVGTMRNFVPERMVRDTGAMQRMNIDDGDMWIAEFEQGRLASIQSSYVTVGNFPGIEARIYGSEGAIIVRLVEEAGICQTIKVAKKDQVEFEELEIPQEFFPEGGASTEPWPFLFYSNLCKDFATEILSGEDFNQGNFDQGALVQETINAFELSFRTRAWCDFPLALAPSDANDTEAVRA; translated from the coding sequence ATGTCCGATCGCAAGCTCCGAGTCGCCGTCGTCGGTGCCGGCCGCTGGGCCGTCCGCTCCCACATCCCCGGCTGGCAGCGCGACCCGCGCGTCGAGGTCGTCGCGCTGGCCGAGATCGACGAGGAGGCGCTCGCCTCGGCGGCCGCGGAGTTCGGCATCGAGCGCGCCGTCACCGACTACCGCGAACTGATCGACGACCCCGACATCGACGTCATCGACGTCGCGACCGGCAACGCCATGCACTTCGAGATCTCGATGGCGGCCATCGCCGCGGGCAAGCACGTGCTCTGCGAGAAGCCCGTCAACAGCGACTACACCGAGACCCGGCGTGCCGCGGCGCTCGCCGCCGAACGGGGCGTGAAGACGAAGCTCGGCTTCACCTTCCGCTTCGCCCCGGCGATCCAGTACGCGAAGCACCTCATCGACCAGGGCTTCATCGGCGAGCCCTACATCTTCAACGGCTATGAGCAGAACAGCCAGTGGATCGACCCGAAGACGCCGCTCCGCCAGGTGGACCCGGACGCCGACCCCGACGTCATCGCAGTGTCCTCCATCGAGGGCTACGGTGCACCGATCATCGACATCATGCACTGGTGGCTCGACGCCCCGATGACGAGTGTCGTCGGCACCATGCGCAACTTCGTCCCCGAGCGGATGGTGCGCGACACGGGCGCCATGCAGCGCATGAACATCGACGACGGCGACATGTGGATCGCCGAGTTCGAGCAGGGTCGTCTCGCATCGATCCAGTCGTCCTACGTCACCGTCGGCAACTTCCCCGGCATCGAGGCCCGCATCTACGGCTCGGAGGGTGCGATCATCGTCCGCCTGGTCGAGGAGGCGGGGATCTGCCAGACGATCAAGGTCGCGAAGAAGGACCAGGTCGAGTTCGAGGAGCTCGAGATCCCGCAGGAGTTCTTCCCCGAGGGCGGGGCGTCCACGGAGCCGTGGCCGTTCCTCTTCTACTCGAACCTCTGCAAGGACTTCGCCACCGAGATCCTGTCCGGCGAGGACTTCAACCAGGGCAACTTCGACCAGGGCGCGCTCGTCCAGGAGACGATCAACGCGTTCGAGCTGTCGTTCCGCACCCGCGCATGGTGCGACTTCCCGCTCGCGCTCGCCCCGTCGGACGCGAACGACACCGAGGCGGTCCGCGCGTGA
- a CDS encoding DUF4438 domain-containing protein, with translation MSSIIANNLLGFVEHAGLTPMVSYRIDRDGHPYVPIGDGGVVLGVHLGDSVFGTDTDHVAPGVTLVHPDAGSRFGLTSFACIGNRATVRSGAAAGATGSVIGKRGEAGRVIVSFDDETMAALLPGDRVAVHAMGQGLRREDLPEEIVLLNIDPALLAVLPLTVEDGVMGFDVVGVLPGKVAGNGIGRPAHQWDVDLAVVPDSPELAGIDMRLGDLFAVEHLDVRHNMGYRRDWITVGIIVHGGSPMPGHGPGFVPIACGPSSVLRVRAVTEGTDGVRPALTAERLAAVAPWPTA, from the coding sequence ATGAGCTCGATCATCGCCAACAACCTGCTCGGCTTCGTCGAGCACGCCGGCCTCACCCCGATGGTGTCGTACCGGATCGACCGCGACGGGCACCCCTACGTGCCGATCGGCGACGGTGGGGTCGTGCTCGGCGTGCACCTCGGGGACTCGGTGTTCGGCACCGACACCGACCACGTCGCCCCGGGGGTCACCCTCGTGCACCCGGACGCCGGGTCGCGTTTCGGACTGACCTCCTTCGCCTGCATCGGGAACCGTGCGACCGTTCGGTCGGGCGCTGCGGCAGGGGCGACGGGGTCCGTCATCGGCAAACGCGGCGAGGCGGGACGGGTCATCGTGTCCTTCGACGACGAGACGATGGCGGCCCTGCTGCCCGGGGACCGGGTCGCGGTGCACGCCATGGGCCAGGGGTTGCGACGCGAGGACCTGCCCGAGGAGATCGTCCTGCTGAACATCGACCCCGCGCTCCTCGCCGTCCTCCCACTCACGGTCGAGGACGGCGTCATGGGCTTCGACGTGGTCGGTGTGCTGCCGGGCAAGGTGGCCGGGAACGGTATCGGTCGGCCCGCGCACCAGTGGGACGTGGACCTCGCCGTCGTCCCGGACTCGCCCGAACTCGCGGGGATCGACATGCGGCTCGGGGACCTGTTCGCGGTCGAGCACCTCGACGTCCGCCACAACATGGGGTACCGGCGCGACTGGATCACCGTCGGGATCATCGTGCACGGTGGCTCACCCATGCCCGGTCACGGGCCCGGCTTCGTCCCGATCGCGTGCGGACCGAGCTCGGTCCTGCGGGTTCGCGCGGTGACCGAGGGGACGGACGGCGTCCGGCCCGCGCTCACCGCCGAACGGCTCGCAGCGGTGGCCCCCTGGCCGACCGCCTGA